The sequence below is a genomic window from Alphaproteobacteria bacterium.
CCGACATGGAATTTCACGATAATGGTACGCGGGTAGTGTGCAAATTAAGCACGCAGCAAAAGTCTGCCTAGCGCAGATTTGCTTGCGTCAAAGGATGGGCGATGATAAATGATGCGTTAGTATTGAGCGTCATCACCCTGAAAAACAGAGAGTTATTGTGCAATCCGGCGATAATATAGAGGTGGAAATTACCCATATCGCAGGGCTGGGCGATGGTGCGGCAAGCTACCAAAATCTACCGGTATTCGTGCCATTTAGCTGCACAGGTGATGTGCTGAGTGTGATTGTCGAAGAGGTGACGCGCACAGCAATCCGCGCACAAATTGCCGATATTATACGTCCATCGCCCCAGCGACAGTTGCCACCTTGCCCACATTTTGGACAATGTGGTGGGTGTAGTTTGCAGCATCTTTCGGATACAACCTATCACCAGTTTAAGCAATCCATAGCCGAGCATACCGCCAGGCAATTGGGCGCTGACAATGCGGTGGTGCAGCCATTGTTTAGCGCTGGGTCAGCTAGCCGCCGCCGTGCCGATTATAAAGTAGCGGTGAATAAAGGAGTAGTAACAGTTGGTTTTAATGCAGCACGCAGCCACGCTACGGTTGATGCCGCTGATTGTCGGGTTGTTGTGCCCGAAATAGTTGAAGAAATTGCCCATTTTAAAGCCTTGTTATCCACGTTCAAGAAACCATCGCTGGTGAGTGCGATTGAACTTACACTTGCTGATAACGGCTTGGATATTGTTATTGAATGTAAAAATAAACTCAAACCTGCCGATGCCGAGTTGCTGCAAAACCACCTCATGCGCGACAGCATTGTGCGCTGTGGTTTGAAAGTTTCGGAAACTGCGTATACCATTATAAAGTCTGGCGAACCTCAATTGCACAAAGCAGGTACTTATATTGAATTGCCATTCAAAAGCTTTTTGCAAGCAACCAAAATCTCTGAAGAATATATGGTTGATGCTGTGCTGAGCGCTTGTAGGGATGCTAACAAAGTCGCGGATTTATATAGTGGTTGTGGCACATTCAGTCTGCCATTGGCGCAAGCTGGCCACAACGTGGTGGCATATGAGGGGAATGACGATGCGGTACGTGCGCTTTTTAATGCCGCACAACGTAGCAATTATGCCCCAAACGTTATCTCCCATTGCCGTGATTTAATGGCCAAACCTGTCACTGATGCAGAGCTGGAATCCATAGATGCAGTGGTGATTAATCCGCCACGTAACGGGGCGCAGCCGCAATGCCGCCAACTGGCGCAAAGTGATGTGGTAGATATTGTTATGGTATCGTGCAATCCTGCTACTTTTGTACGAGATGGCAAAGCCCTGATTGCAGGCGGTTATATGCTGGATAAACTAATACCCATCGACCAATTTACATGGTCGGCGCATTTAGAGTTGATCGGGGTTTTTACGCGAAATTCACAATAAGCCTAGCCAAGGGGCAAAAAATCCTTTATAGAGAGCGCCGTAATCCCATAGAGAGCGTTATTAGCAGTGCAATGCGCTGTGCGAAGCTGTTTCGCAACTACGCCCATGGCGCCAAAGCGCAAAGGAAGCCCAAATGACCGAATTACGTAATATTGCCATTATTGCCCACGTAGATCATGGAAAAACTACCATGATTGACCAAATGCTGCGCCAAAGCGGAACGTTCCGCGATAACCAGCAAGTGGCAGAACGCGTGATGGATTCCAACGATCTGGAAAAAGAACGCGGCATTACTATTTTGGCAAAATGCACCTCTCTGGCATGGAAAGACACTAAAATCAATATCATAGATACTCCCGGCCACGCCGATTTTGGCGGTGAAGTAGAGCGTGTACTAAGCATGGTAGACGGCGTGTTGTTGCTGGTAGATGCCGCTGAAGGCCCTATGCCGCAAACAAAATTTGTACTCACCAAGGCGCTGGCGCTAGGTTTACAGCCAATTGTGGTGATCAATAAAATTGACCGTGGCGATGGCCGCCCTGAAGAAGTGCTGGACGAAATTTTTGATTTGTTTGTGGCGCTGGATGCGAATGAAGATCAATTAGACTTTCCTGTAATGTACGCGGTTGGCCGTGATGGTTGGGCGGTACATGACCTGGAAGAGCCAAAAGAAAACCTTCATGGGTTATTCGAGCTGATTTTGCAACATGTGCCCAAGCCACAAGTGGATTTAGATGCGCCGTTTAGCATGTTGGCAACCATTCTTACCGCCGATAACTTTTTGGGGCGTATTCTTACCGGAAAAGCCTATAGCGGACGTGCTAAGCTCAATATGCCCGCAAAAGCCCTGCGTTTAGATGGCACTGTGGCCGAGCAAGGCAAGCTAACTAAGCTGATGACCTTTAATGGCATTGAGCGCGTTGTTACCGAAGAAGTTATTGCGGGTGACATTATTGCCATTGCAGGGCTGGAAGAAGCCAGCGTGGCCGATACTATCTGTGCGCTGGAAGTTAATACGCCGCTGGAATCACAACCGATTGATCCACCAACCATTGCAATTACCATTGGTGTGAATGATTCGCCTTATGCCGGTACCGAAGGCAGTAAAGTGACCTCGCGCATGATTCGTGATCGTCTATACAAAGAAGCCGAAAGTAACGTGGCAATCCGTATTTCAGAAACAGAGAATAAAGATGCTTATGAAGTGGGTGGACGCGGTGAATTGCAGCTGGGCGTACTTATTGAGAATATGCGCCGCGAAGGCTATGAGCTTTCGGTGAGTCGCCCACGCGTATTGCTGAAAAAAGATGACGATGGCAATGTGATTGAGCCAGTCGAAGAAGTGCAGATTGATGTAGATGAAGAATATAGCGGCGTAATTGTAGAAAAATTATCGCAGCGCAAAGGCGAACTCACTGATATGCGCCAAGCTGGCGGCGGCAAAGTGCGTATACGTTTGCTTGTGCCTTCACGCGGCTTGATAGGTTATCATGGAGAATTCATGACCGACACCCGTGGAACAGGCGTGTTAAGCCATGTTTTCCATTCTTATGAGCCCTATAAAGGCAATATTACAGGTCGCCGCAGCGGTGTGCTTATTTCTATGGAGCAGGGGGTTGCCGTTGCCTATGCACTATGGAATCTGGAAGATCGTGGATTTTTGTTTATTCCTGGTCAAACCAAAGTTTATAACGGCATGATTATTGGCCAGCATAGTCGTGAAAACGATTTGGAAGTAAACCCGCTTAAAGCGAAGCAACTCACCAATATGCGCGCCTCTGGCAAAGACGAAGCGGTGAAACTGACGCCACACCGTGAACTTACCTTGGAACAAGCGATTTCGTATATCAACGATGACGAGTTGCTGGAAGTTACTCCGCAATCTATTCGTTTGCGCAAGCGCTATTTATGCCCACATGAGCGCAAGCGCAATGCACGCGCTGCCGCAAATGCATAAGGCATAATTCGCTTAGTTGCAGGTTTTGCGGAAGCTGCCATCCAGTTCTCGATGCTTTAGCACACCAATAAACCCAAGTTTTTTTGCATGGGCGCACATGGCTTTATGCGAAGTTTTGTTGTCGGTATATTCCACCATATATACCGGCTTACCCAAAGCGGCAAAGGGGCGCATGTCTTCGCACCAACCTTGGTCGAAGCAGCTTTCCGTAAGCGCCCAGTCGTAATTATTGGCTAGGCGTTCAGCAAACTCTGGTGCATTTTTGAGGCCTATTGCCAAGCCCTTAGTATGTGCTGTATTGGCAAGCCAATAGAGAAATTTGAGTTGATCATTTTCAGTCAAATCAAACCCAGTTGAGGTTTGATAGCCATCGAGATTATCCGGATCTATACCCAGAAATCCTTTTGCTTTACACATATCCATGCGCTTGCTGATGATTGGACCAATCAGATCAATTCGCCGGATATCAAGCCAATGCTCTCCCTCCCAACCCTCATAGGCCTTACCCACAACTTGTGCTGGAAAATCTGCAATATCGGGGCGCCAATTTTCTGTTGCGCCAGCATTGATATAGCAAACGGGATATACCCCTTTGGCAAGCAACGTGGCGACCAGTTCGGCGCTGGTATCAAAGCCATCAAGGTTCAGTACCTGAACTGGCGCGGTGCCATCAATTTTGCCAGTATATTGCAAATCTATGGTGCCATTAACGGGCGGTGTAATATAGGGCTGCGTGCGTGGATCGCTCGCCCATTCCATCGCCCATGCTAATGTTGGAAGCGCTATCAATAGTGCCATGAGTGCTGGTCTCATTACTCATTCCTCAAAACGGTGATGGGGCGCATACGAAATATCTGGCGGTTGCCCACATACCCCACCAGCCAGATTACCCCAATACATGCCAGTGCCGTAACCAGCAGCACATGGGGCATAAAATAAAAGTCATTTTCGCCCGGAAAGCGTTGCAAGGTAAGCCAGGCACAAAACGTGCCGGTTGCTGCGGCAATGCATACGGTAATCACCGCCAGCAGCATCCATTCGGTGGTATAAGCTTTGAGAATATCGCGCCGCCGTGCGCCCAGTACTTTCAGTACCGCCGTGTCATAGAGCCGATAGCCCAGCATGGCCGAAAGGGCACTGGATAACACCAGCAAACCCGCCAATAGACTAATCAGTACAGTAATTGTAAGGGCGTTGGAAATATGCTCAAGAATTTCTTTTACCCGCGCCACCGCTTCGGTTGTGCGAATGGTAGTGACGTTGGGAAATTGTTCAGAAAGGTGGCGAATGGTTTGCGAGACAGACTTGCTGCTCGTATTTAAAAAAGCGGTAGCAAGATAGGTCTGCGGAAAATCACTAATCACGTTGGGGGACAACATCAGAGCAAAATTAAGCTGAAAAGTCGAATAATCCATTCGCCGCGCACTGGTGACAGTGGCGATAATGCGCTCGCCCAGAATATCCAGCGTTATGGTATCTCCTAGCGCGATGCCCATGCCGTCAATAAATCGTTCATCCACCGACACTTGGGGTGTGCCGTCATAATCTTCCGGCCACCATTTGCCTTGCACGATATTGGCATTTTCGGGCGGGATGGAGCTATAGCTCAATCCACGATCTCCGCGCACTGCCCAACGTACATCTTCTTTAACGTCATCAGGGGTAATGGGCTGTTCGTTAATTGCCACAATCCGACCGCGCACCATGGGATACATCATTATATTCTGCGCGCCATCCCGTGATTTTAGGGTGCTACGTAAGGCGGCGGTCTGGTCGGGTTGGATATCTATCATAAACAAGGTAGGCGCTTCGGTTTCGGCTACTTTGGTGATTTTGCTTTGGAAATTGGCTTCGGTTAGGGTGAGAGCGATTAGTACTGTAAGACTCACGCCAATGGCTAACATTACGGTGCCTGTTGTGTTGCCAGTGCGGTGCAAATTGCCCAGAGCCAGCCGCAGCCATGGTTGCCGTACTTTTGTACGCTTTGCACCAAATCGCACTAGCCATGCAGCGGTGGTGAACAAAATAAACGATACAAGGGTTGCGCCAATAAACCCAAGCACAAATCTAATGTCATTAGCGGTAAATAATAATGTGCATATTAGCAACGCGGTAAAGGCCGCACCGCCCAGCCATACCCAGCGCGAATGGGAAAGCTGCACAAATTCAACGCCTCCACGGAATAATAGCGAAGGTCTGATGTTCAAAGCACCAATCAATGCCGGAAGTGAAAATAAATAGGCGATGAGCAGGCCATACCAAGCCGCCAACGCAGCGGCCTTCACACTGAACGTCCACACACTGTCCACCGGAAAAAAGCCGCTGGCAAGAGTGAGTAGTACCGCTGCTATCAATGTAGACAACGCTACGCCAATGGCGCTTCCCGCAAGGGTGAGCAAGCCAATTACCAATGCATATATGCGTAAAACCTTAGCTCTACTCGCGCCCATAATTTTCATTACGGCAATGGTTTCTGCTTTTTGTGTCATGTAGGCACGTACTGAGCTGCCAATGCCAATGCCGCCAATTAAAAATGTTGCTAAGCCTGAAAGCGTGAGGAAAAGCGCCAATTGATCAACAAAACGCTCAACGGAGCGGTTGCCATCTGTGCCGGTTTTAATTCGCCACGGCATATCAGGAAAAGTAGCGGTAATTTCATTTTCTACATTGGCAGGGCTAATCTTATCAAACAATGACACCCGATAATTATTTTCGCTCAGGCTGTAGCCCTTTGTGAGGCCGCTGCGCTCAAGCGCATTATGCGTCATCATTACGCGAGGGCCAAAACTGAAAAGCTGCACCACACGATCAGGTTCACGCTCGATGGTGGCACCAATAATATATTCTGCCTGACCCAGTTTAATGGTGGCGCCAAGAGCGATATTCAATTGTTCCAGCAAAGAAGCATCTACCGCAACATGTGTGTCATTTAGCGGCTTACCCTGTAAAATCAAATCACCCACTAATGGGTATGCGCTGTCTATGGCCTTTACTTCTACAACTAAAGGGCTTTGTTCGCCAATACGCAGCATAGATCGGGTAGTAGTAATATGAGATATCTTGCCAAGTTTTTGCAAATAGGCTACATGCTCCGGCGCAAAGTTATAACTGCGCAAGCCAATATCTATGTCGCCGCCCAAAAGTGCAGATGCTTCTTCGGCCAAGGATGTCTCTACAGTATCGCTGATGGTATTGATGGTTGTGATGACACATACACCTAAAATCAGGCAGGCTAAAAATGTAGCAAAATGCCGCCATCCCTGACGCAATTCGCACAAGGCCATGCGCAAAACCGGCGAAGCATTAGTCATATGCCGCCTCGTGCAGTTGCCCGTCTTGCATGATAAGCTGGCGGTTTGTGCGGTTGGCGAGATTGGCATCATGGGTAATCAGCACGAGTGTAGTGCCGTGTTGTTTTTGCAGATCAAACAACAAATCCATAATGCGTCCACTGGTTTCGCTGTCGAGATTACCGGTTGGTTCATCAGCCAATAGCAAGCTTGGGCGCATGACAGTTGCCCGCGCTAATGCCACACGCTGTTGCTCACCCCCGGATAATTGTGAAGGATAATGGTGCAGCCGTTTTTGCAATCCAATCGCCTCAAGCGCTTCGGCTGCATGTTGCTGTGCGTGTTTATCGCCTGCAAATTCCAGCCCTACAGCAACATTTTCCAAAGCTGACATGGTGGGTATAAGGTGAAAATTCTGGAATACCACGCCAATATGTTTTTGCCGGAACGCTGCAAGCTGGTCTTCGTCCATGGTGCTAATATTGGTGCCTTCAACGATAATATCGCCACTGCTAGCGCTTTCTACACCGGCGATTACCATCATAAGCGATGTTTTGCCAGAGCCGGATGCGCCCACAATACTAATTGTTTCGCGGGATTTTACTTCTAAGTTGATATTATGTAATATGGAAACATCGCCATCCGGCCCGGGTAGGGTCAAGTTTACATCAGACAAGGAGAGTGCCATGGTCGCGGCCATACGTCATACCATTTTGTTTGTGGTGTTAATTATTTGCACAGTATCCCCCACACAAGCATTAGCTACAAGCAAGATTTTAATTTTTGGTGACAGCCTGTCATCCGGATACCGTTTGAAAGCCCATGAGGCATTGCCAGCGGTCGTAGAGCACCAATTGCTGGAAATGGGGCATGATATAAAAGTGATCAATGGCGGCGTTACAGGAGAAACCACTACAGGCGGAGCATCCAGACTTAAATGGTCACTCGATAAATACCAGCCTGACATTGTCATGATAGCATTGGGCGGTAATGATATGTTACGTGGTATCTCACCTAAAGTAGTGCGGAAGAATATCGATGCGATGCTGGCAATGCTTCAAGAGCGCGGCATAAAAACTATTTTAATGGCGGTAAAGGTTCCTCCTCATCACGACCCGACCTATACGCATGATTTCAATAGCATTTTCCCTAATCTTGCCGAACGATATGGCGTTGCGCTCTATCCTTTCTTTTTAGAAGCGATTTACGCGCATAAAGACTACATGCTCAATGACGGTATTCACCCTAATGCCCAAGGGGTTAAATATATCGCGGGTTATTTAGCAGGATATCTGGCCGATACGGGGTGGCTATAACTTAATTTTAGAGCATTGGCAGGCGTAAAACCCGCTCTGACTATAGTTTGCTGTATATAAACGATTTTTTAATAAAATAATGTTCTAATATATCAGGCGACTCTGTTTTTAGGGTTGTAGAGAGTGAATGGAACATTATGGAAATAACTAATGATAATTCACATGCGGCATCTACTTCATATAAAGGTTTGATGGGTGCAATCATTGGTGTGCTGCTGCTGTCATGGGTGGCATCAATTCCCGTCACAGGGAATATGGAATGGTACTCCCAATTGTTAAAGCCTGACTATACACCCCCGTCCTGGACATTTGGTGTAGTCTGGCCAATATTATATATTATGATGACGGTGGCTGCATGGTTGGTTTATAACATGCGCGCCATAAAATCCGAAAGTGTCGAAGAGGCGCTTGCGGTGTTTTGCTTTCAGTTAATCATCAATTTACTATGGACACCGTTCTTTTTCGGGACGCAATCACCATGGCTAGGCCTTATGTGGATTGGGTTAATGTGGTTTGTGGTTGGGCTAACTATTGTTGCATTCTTTTCTGTTCGCCCTTTAGCGGGTTGGTTGTTCATTCCATATTTCGCGTGGGTTAGCTACGCCTTCATATTGAATTACAGTATATGGACGCTTAACGGTGGATGATGAAACGTGTTTATATATCCTTAACGAATAATGCCGTTTCGGCATACTGCGTGCTGAGTACGACTTCGATACAGTGAGATAGTTACATGAATAATGGAATTATAACTTACTGATTTGGAGATTGTTATGCTTAGCTGGGCTCTCACATTTTTTGTTTTGGCAATTATTGCCGCAGTATTTGGTTTTGGCGGTATTGCAGGAACGCTTGCAACCGTTGCTAAATTCTTGGCTATTTTGTTCGTTGTACTGTTTGTAGTTGCTTTGATTGCAAACATGATAACCGGAAGAAAAACCAACCTGCCAGTATAAAACTACACAGGTATGAATGAAAAAGGAGGCTTCGGCCTCCTTTTTTTTATGTAAAAAATATGCTAGAAACAAAAACACAACTTCTATTGGAAAAAGTTGTGTGAGTGAATTGCGCTAAAATTTATTAATGATTTAATTTTTTACTGACTCATTCAAACATTCATATAGCTCTTCCATCATAAATGGTTTGGTAACATATCCGTTTGCACCAAATTCGATGGCTTTGTTGCGCGTATAAGTGTCGTTGCGTACGGTGAGTACGATTATGGTGATGTTTTTGTTGTGATGCATAGCGCGTAGGGCAGGGAGAAGGTCGAGCCCGTCTTTGTCCGGCAAACCTAAATCCAATATAACCACATCCGGCTTAACGGTTTCAAAGAGCTTAATCCCCATATCTGCAGTGGGAGCTTCGTGTATGCGCGCACCTACGCCCCCGAACGATACGTTTAAAAACGTGCGTATTCCCGGGCTGTCATCTATAACCAAAATGTCGCGTTGGTCAAAAAACATGGTTTTCCTGAGGCGTCGCCCTGAGTTGATAAATTACGATTTGTTCTTACGCATAAAGGGCGCAGAACGAAGATTTTGTAGTAATGTACCTACCTCTTTGCGGGTAGTGCTTAATGCACCGGCTGTAGCCATATTTTTGCCCTCAGCATCAGATGTATTAACAATCTCTGTTTGCATACGCTGTTCTTCCATAGTCGCTTCTGCAAGTTTGCTGTGAATTGTTCGCAGCATCATCATTGCATGATCGTCTAGAGTTTCTTCAACGTCTGCGTTGTTATTTACTAAATGTTCAATCCATTCAGCCAGCCATTCGAGTTCGTGGTCAAGCTCTTGCTCTCCTGCTGCAGCGTGTTGTACATCTAAAAGGTGATGTAGCTGGTTTAGCAAAGCATCTACTTGTTTCGGCGTATCGATGATTTTATTTGTCTCGTACATCCGTTCCTCCACTCTAAGGTGTGTATTATAGAGTACGCTAGAAAATGTTATTTATATGTTGGCGTGACAGAGCAATTGCATAAATAAGCTATAAAATTGTTAACTATTGGAAATATCCCTAAAGAATAATTGCTACCATATTTACTAGTTTTTGATAATTGCTCTGCCCATGTCGCATGGCGCATTGACTGTGGGCATGACATGGTAGGGACAAGTGTGGTCGTTTGCAGTTTGCATCAGCCACACTGCTACAACACAACACAGACTGGAGTACATGCAATGAATAGAGACATTTTTGAAGGCAATTGGAAACAGCTGAAAGGTGAGATTCAGCGCCAATGGGGCAAGCTTACCAATGATGAAATTGATGAAGTTGAGGGAAACCGAATGAAACTGGTTGGACTCATACAAGAACGTTACGGCGTGGCTAAGGATGAAGCAGAGGAGCAGCTTCGTGCATGGGAAGATCGTCACGCAGCGTAACGTCGTTTCCCGGCGGGGTTCGCCCCGCCGGGAGCGTATAAAATAAATAATGCATATTGCTTCAAACATGCATTGAATCAACAAAGAGAGGTTTGTTATGTTTAACCCATCGATGAAGAAAAATTCTTTTAGTGCCGCCCTACTAGCAGGTGTTGCCGGCGCAGTTATTACTAGCTCAGCGGCATTTGCTGCACCTTCACAGCAAGGCACAGCACTTGAGCCTCAGGCATTGCCTGCCCATGTACATCAGGAATATACATACACCCGCACCGAGCGTGTGGTGCCGCATGTAGATAGCTCTGCCATGTATAATCACGATGCGGATACTGCCACTATGGTAGATCGCGATTATAGTGCGCCGGATCAGGCACATCGCAGCAAAAATGTAAATAACCCCAATAACATTGCTTATTTAAGTGGTGGCGTTGGTGCAGATGAGCAAGCCCGTCTAGAAGCCGCTCAGTCACAATATCCTGTAAAAATGGTATTTTCTAATACTAACGGTGCTTATGTGTCCAATGTAGATGTCACGGTGATGAACGCCTCTGGCGAAACCGTATTGGGTATGCAGACAGATGGACCAATTTTATTGTTAGATCTTGAGCCTGGCAAATATACCGTTAAAGCCAATGATCATGGTCAGGAAAAAACACAGCATATCAAAGTTTCTGATGCCAGTAAGAGTTACACAGTGCGCTTTCAGGCAACTGGCCCTCAGGACTACAGTATGAATGACGAGTAATACATATATTATTCGCATACAAATTACCCGCATCACGCGCCGCGGGTAGGCAGGGGGCATGTTGCATTGCAACTTCCCCCTGCTTTTTTATAAGAGATTCACAGGAGAATAACATGAAAACGTCGCAACATACGGCTCAATGGAATAGCATTAGCAAATCATATCCTACGGTGGATGAAACATTACACGGCTTGCCATCCGAAAATGTGCCGCACCGTGATGAAGGTAAGCATATTAATTTCACAGGCATTATATCGGTGCCAAGCGGTAAGATTGCGCCACAAACGGGGTTTTATGCACTTAAAGGCCCCCGTAATACGCAGATTCATATGGAACAGGGCGAGCGCGCACCATTTGACGATGGTAGCGGCTTATGGATTCTGATGAGTGAGAAAAAGGAGAACGCCGACCACAGGCCCACCAATAAAGAGCTCATTGACGAGGAAAAGGAAATCCAGAAAGAAGAGCAGAAGCATTGGGATGATTCTGTAGACGATACTTTTCCGGCAAGCGATCCTATCACTAAATACTAATGTATTTATGCGAAGCTGTTAGAAACCCCGTTGCAATCGGTGCAACGGGGTTTTTTTAGTGAGCGTTGTATAAGGATGCGTGAGCGCAGAGATGTGACAGAGATGGGGCAGAAATGTGGCTGAGGAAGCATGCATAAGCTGAGGTGCTATAATGTGGGGCATGGGGAGATATATTGACACGTACTACAATAAAGTCGCTAGGTTGGTTGATACGAAGTTGCATATTCCTAAATGCCTTCCGTTATCACGAGCGATAATGCGAGCTATAATGTAACGCATAAAAAAGGGGCTGCCGGAGCAGCCCCTTTTCGTATAAGCAGTAATTACTTATTATTGTGCGTCGGAAACCACGAGAACTTTCGCGCTTTCGATTTCGCGGCCAAAGCCGAGTAGTTCGCTTTTAACATTACCATTAACATTCACAGTATCGCCAGGTTGAACATTAACGTTCGAGGCGGTATGTACGTCGATGGTTTTGCCTTCAGAATCACGCAGGGTGAAGCTGTTTTCATTGTCAACTTTAGCAACAATACCATTCAACTCAACCATGCCTTTTTTCGGCAGGCTTTTGATGGTGCTGCCCATCAAAGCTTCAGAAGCTTTGTTGGTGGTTGCATCTGCATGCGCCATAACGCGTTTGCCAGCAGCGTCTGCTTTTGCAGTTGCTTCTTTAGCGGTCATCTCGCCAGCATCTGCAATTTTAGAAGCATCCGCCTCTACGTCCACATCCATTTCATAGGCAGCAGTGTTTTTTCCTTTGGTGTTGTTTTTGGCGTTACGTGGGGTTTCTGCATTAGCTTGCAGTGTGGTTTGTGCAGAAGCATCGCCTGCATCAGCAACTTTATCCACGTCAGCATCGGCATCTACATCGAGATCAAAGGCAGCAGTTTTTTTGCTGTCTGTGTTGTCGCGTGCAGCTTTAGGTGACTTGGTGTTATCTTCGTTTTTCATGGCAACACGAGCTTTGGTGTTGTTGTCAAGCGCTGCACCATTGGTTACTGCAGCCAAAGAGCCAGTTGCAGTTTCGGTAACAGATGCCATGGTATCACCTAAAGCGTCGGTAACAGATACAGAAGCGTTTTTAATTTCTTCGCCCATACCAGCTATTTCTGCGGTTTTATCACCTTTTACAGAAACCATGTCGCCAACATTGGCTTCATAATTGGCAGAGGTGTGTACATCAATGGTGTCACCAGAGGTGTCACGCAAGATAAATGTGTCGTTATCAACAACTCTGTCAACGGTACCCATTAAGCTAACAGCGCCTTTTTCTGGAAGGCTGTCAATGGTGGCTTCGGTGCTGACTTCTACATTGGCTGCATAAGCGGAAGTAGAAATAAGTAGCGCTGCAGTTAGTGCAGTAATTGTCATTGTAGGACGCATGAGTATTCTCCTTAATTATTATAAAACAGCCCAGCGATCTGGTTGTGTGATGTAAGTGATCACATGGGACTGTGCAAGTTTTACCCTTAGCTAGCTAAAGATACGATGTGTATATGAGGGGCGTTGCTATAAAAAAGAAATAAGTATTAACATAAAATTATGCTGGAAGCGTAAAGAAAAAATTAATTATTCTGTGCCAATATGAGAAAACATTAGTTAATCATTTGCAGGAGTAGTTGAGATGGGTTTCTTCAATAAGCGGGCGGATAATGATGTATTTTCTATGGATAATAAGGCTCTCGATGCGGTTTACGAGCTGCTTTGCAAAGATAATCTTTATATGGGTCGCAAGGGATTTGATAGTGTAGAGATAAATAATGACGCAATTCTTGTTAATAATTGGGGTTTTGATGAAGTGGAAGTAGAGCGTAAACAGCAACACGCTATTTCTACCTTGGTTGGGTGTGGTTTGATTGTTGATGACCATGGTTTCATGAAAGACAATGAATTGATGGGTTGCTACGAGGGGCTTGTATCCATCCCTCTAGCTGATAATGGCGGTGCAGCTATCATTGCACAAGTGGTAGAGTCGTATGCAGACTTTATGATACCTGCCGATTTGTATGTTGTAGAAGACGATCCATCGAACCCTATGCGAGGGCAGGCATGAGCACTATACGCGTCCGCCCTACATCTATTGCAAAACATTACGGTAATATCATGCCAACCAAGTTGCATGTACTGGTTATAGAAGATAATAGCATCAGCCAGATGATCACTATGGCTATGTTACGCGAGCTTGGCATTACAGCCAGCATTGCCAGTGATCTCGCGCAAGCACGATTATTGCTATTGGAAGAAGAATTTAACGCTATAATGATGGATGCA
It includes:
- a CDS encoding methyltransferase → MQSGDNIEVEITHIAGLGDGAASYQNLPVFVPFSCTGDVLSVIVEEVTRTAIRAQIADIIRPSPQRQLPPCPHFGQCGGCSLQHLSDTTYHQFKQSIAEHTARQLGADNAVVQPLFSAGSASRRRADYKVAVNKGVVTVGFNAARSHATVDAADCRVVVPEIVEEIAHFKALLSTFKKPSLVSAIELTLADNGLDIVIECKNKLKPADAELLQNHLMRDSIVRCGLKVSETAYTIIKSGEPQLHKAGTYIELPFKSFLQATKISEEYMVDAVLSACRDANKVADLYSGCGTFSLPLAQAGHNVVAYEGNDDAVRALFNAAQRSNYAPNVISHCRDLMAKPVTDAELESIDAVVINPPRNGAQPQCRQLAQSDVVDIVMVSCNPATFVRDGKALIAGGYMLDKLIPIDQFTWSAHLELIGVFTRNSQ
- the typA gene encoding translational GTPase TypA; translated protein: MTELRNIAIIAHVDHGKTTMIDQMLRQSGTFRDNQQVAERVMDSNDLEKERGITILAKCTSLAWKDTKINIIDTPGHADFGGEVERVLSMVDGVLLLVDAAEGPMPQTKFVLTKALALGLQPIVVINKIDRGDGRPEEVLDEIFDLFVALDANEDQLDFPVMYAVGRDGWAVHDLEEPKENLHGLFELILQHVPKPQVDLDAPFSMLATILTADNFLGRILTGKAYSGRAKLNMPAKALRLDGTVAEQGKLTKLMTFNGIERVVTEEVIAGDIIAIAGLEEASVADTICALEVNTPLESQPIDPPTIAITIGVNDSPYAGTEGSKVTSRMIRDRLYKEAESNVAIRISETENKDAYEVGGRGELQLGVLIENMRREGYELSVSRPRVLLKKDDDGNVIEPVEEVQIDVDEEYSGVIVEKLSQRKGELTDMRQAGGGKVRIRLLVPSRGLIGYHGEFMTDTRGTGVLSHVFHSYEPYKGNITGRRSGVLISMEQGVAVAYALWNLEDRGFLFIPGQTKVYNGMIIGQHSRENDLEVNPLKAKQLTNMRASGKDEAVKLTPHRELTLEQAISYINDDELLEVTPQSIRLRKRYLCPHERKRNARAAANA
- a CDS encoding endo alpha-1,4 polygalactosaminidase, encoding MRPALMALLIALPTLAWAMEWASDPRTQPYITPPVNGTIDLQYTGKIDGTAPVQVLNLDGFDTSAELVATLLAKGVYPVCYINAGATENWRPDIADFPAQVVGKAYEGWEGEHWLDIRRIDLIGPIISKRMDMCKAKGFLGIDPDNLDGYQTSTGFDLTENDQLKFLYWLANTAHTKGLAIGLKNAPEFAERLANNYDWALTESCFDQGWCEDMRPFAALGKPVYMVEYTDNKTSHKAMCAHAKKLGFIGVLKHRELDGSFRKTCN